One part of the Clostridium thermosuccinogenes genome encodes these proteins:
- a CDS encoding ABC transporter permease: protein MEVIKSFFKTMYDNKQAFVGMIILLFFVVMATFGPMVVPLDLSTDFLNRYQWPSFAHPLGTDYVGNDLFQQIVHGSRSVLYIGLLASLFTVILGFALGALAGFAGGIIDKVISLMIQILLSVPIFPIQLIIAVIFPIRNVIMLAVVLACLSWGLLARNVRATILSLKQREFVLICRIMGLPKRHIIFKEILPNITPYLASVFVLNTNAAIATSVGLMMLGMAPYEPTHWSIMLSNASVQANSGTNTAGIFNMLVPTAAFVLLQMSLVFFANGLDEALNPRLRASSSYKPDKKKKQNTPARKNTEQGGTHHASI, encoded by the coding sequence ATGGAGGTAATAAAATCTTTTTTTAAAACAATGTATGACAACAAACAAGCTTTTGTTGGAATGATTATCCTGTTATTTTTTGTGGTTATGGCGACCTTCGGTCCGATGGTCGTTCCTCTGGACTTGAGCACGGATTTTCTGAACAGATATCAATGGCCGTCTTTTGCGCATCCTTTAGGTACCGATTATGTAGGAAATGATTTGTTCCAGCAAATTGTTCACGGCTCGCGCTCTGTTTTATACATTGGACTTTTGGCATCGCTTTTCACCGTTATTTTAGGCTTTGCTTTAGGCGCTTTGGCCGGCTTTGCAGGTGGGATTATAGACAAGGTAATTTCCCTGATGATACAAATACTGCTTTCTGTGCCCATATTCCCTATTCAGCTGATTATTGCCGTAATTTTCCCCATCCGTAATGTTATAATGCTTGCGGTAGTGCTGGCATGCTTAAGCTGGGGGTTACTAGCCAGAAATGTCCGGGCAACTATTCTTTCATTAAAGCAGAGGGAGTTTGTTCTTATATGCCGCATCATGGGACTTCCTAAAAGACATATTATATTCAAGGAAATACTCCCTAACATTACTCCCTATCTGGCGTCAGTATTTGTGCTCAACACTAATGCGGCCATAGCTACCAGTGTTGGACTTATGATGTTGGGCATGGCCCCTTATGAGCCTACCCATTGGTCGATCATGCTTTCCAATGCGTCTGTACAGGCAAATAGCGGTACGAATACAGCAGGAATTTTTAATATGTTGGTTCCTACTGCTGCTTTCGTTTTGCTTCAAATGTCATTAGTATTCTTTGCCAACGGACTGGATGAAGCGTTGAATCCACGCCTTCGCGCATCATCTTCGTATAAGCCAGACAAAAAGAAAAAGCAGAATACCCCTGCCAGGAAAAATACAGAACAAGGAGGAACTCACCATGCAAGCATCTGA